A single window of Tolypothrix sp. NIES-4075 DNA harbors:
- a CDS encoding CPBP family intramembrane glutamic endopeptidase, which produces MEQQKQEPEIPYLTRTQVLVAMGVTAIMLWIIAKLWLRFGNVAIFSLRWQEKDLLLGIALGLIITSVSGLAYRFWAAYRKSADYYLEIVLKPLALPDIIWLGLLPGLSEELLFRGVMLPALGGDHVAVIVSSLCFGVLHLSSPQQWTYVIWATIVGLILGYSALISGNLLVPIVAHMLTNLISSYFWKIRRLG; this is translated from the coding sequence GTGGAACAACAAAAGCAAGAACCAGAAATTCCCTACTTGACACGCACCCAAGTGCTTGTGGCAATGGGAGTGACTGCAATAATGTTATGGATAATTGCCAAATTGTGGTTGCGTTTTGGCAACGTGGCGATATTTTCCTTGCGCTGGCAAGAAAAAGATTTACTTTTAGGAATAGCCTTAGGGTTAATCATCACCTCTGTGAGTGGATTAGCTTATCGTTTTTGGGCTGCTTACCGCAAAAGTGCAGATTATTACTTGGAGATAGTACTTAAACCCTTGGCTTTACCAGACATAATTTGGCTGGGGTTGCTACCAGGATTAAGTGAAGAATTGTTATTTCGAGGTGTGATGTTGCCGGCTTTAGGAGGAGATCATGTAGCGGTAATTGTATCGAGTCTCTGTTTTGGCGTCTTACACCTTAGCAGTCCCCAACAATGGACTTATGTAATTTGGGCAACTATTGTCGGGTTAATATTAGGGTACAGCGCTTTAATTAGTGGTAACTTGTTAGTGCCGATTGTTGCTCATATGTTGACGAATTTGATTTCTAGTTATTTCTGGAAAATTCGGCGATTAGGTTAA
- a CDS encoding Uma2 family endonuclease: MSVAQELEPAEDIIFPPGDIYSDEPPLESDLHLRQIILLLQCLDLWWQNRNDFYAAGNLTIYYSQRQLKSEEFRGPDFFVVLGCEKKPRKSWVTWQEDGKYPNIIIELLSSSTKATDKGLKKQIYQDIFRTPEYFWFDPNDLEFVGFHLVDAHYQPIEPNPQGWLWSQQLDLYLGVQDNQLRYFTAQGQLVPTPQELAEQEKQRADEERQRAEQEKQRAEQEKQRAEQEKQRAERLAAKLRELNIDPDLL; this comes from the coding sequence ATGTCAGTTGCCCAAGAATTAGAACCAGCAGAAGATATAATATTTCCACCAGGAGATATCTACAGTGACGAACCACCATTGGAAAGCGATTTACATCTACGCCAAATTATTCTGTTATTACAATGCTTAGACTTGTGGTGGCAAAACCGCAATGACTTTTATGCGGCGGGAAATTTGACAATTTACTATAGCCAACGTCAGCTTAAATCAGAAGAATTTCGCGGTCCAGACTTTTTTGTGGTGCTAGGATGCGAAAAAAAACCGCGCAAAAGTTGGGTGACTTGGCAAGAAGATGGTAAATATCCGAATATCATTATCGAGTTGCTTTCGTCTTCTACAAAAGCCACAGACAAAGGCTTAAAAAAACAAATTTACCAAGATATCTTTCGCACACCAGAGTATTTTTGGTTTGACCCGAATGATTTAGAATTTGTAGGGTTTCATTTAGTAGACGCTCATTACCAACCAATAGAACCGAATCCCCAAGGTTGGTTATGGAGTCAGCAGTTAGATTTATATTTGGGTGTGCAGGACAATCAATTACGCTATTTTACGGCACAAGGGCAGTTAGTGCCGACACCGCAAGAATTGGCAGAACAAGAAAAGCAGCGTGCGGACGAAGAAAGACAGCGTGCGGAACAAGAAAAGCAACGTGCGGAACAAGAAAAGCAACGTGCGGAACAAGAAAAGCAACGCGCTGAACGTCTAGCCGCTAAGTTGCGAGAATTAAATATTGACCCCGATCTTCTCTAA
- a CDS encoding helix-turn-helix domain-containing transcriptional regulator codes for MPRSTSYHEKLIQDLQDPLEAAAYIEVVLEESDPKMLSKALKNVIEAKGGIDQFSAQVQQLYYQLDQMLSEKGEIEFYNLNSLLDALGLHLAVTVKS; via the coding sequence ATGCCTAGAAGTACAAGCTATCACGAAAAATTGATACAAGACCTTCAAGATCCACTAGAAGCCGCAGCTTATATCGAAGTTGTTTTAGAAGAAAGCGACCCGAAAATGTTAAGTAAGGCGTTGAAAAATGTCATAGAAGCAAAGGGAGGAATTGACCAGTTTTCTGCACAAGTTCAGCAACTATACTATCAACTTGACCAAATGCTATCAGAGAAAGGAGAGATTGAATTTTATAATTTAAATTCTTTGTTGGATGCTTTGGGGTTACATTTGGCAGTAACAGTGAAGTCTTAA
- a CDS encoding tetratricopeptide repeat protein: MLFHSKSRSNNTYRFSSITATLIVSLVYTVFSQAEIFRAVAQKPITAEVTQPLQNRKAEADKLLETGTKQLDDDENEAALQSFEKALAIYRKIKNRQGEGKALQGLGNAYLQQENSEKAIEYSQASLTIAKEIKDRELEGKSLSILGAGYKGSNNYNKALEYQQQALGIAREIKNGELESHALRRIGHIYNAQQNSQKAIEYYQQSLAVAKQINNPKLKAYALRSLADAYNSLKDYQKVLEYSQQLLVITRESKNRKEESSILLSLGNFYKDSLQDYQKALEYYQQSLAVAREIKNRKDESSILLSLGSLYYNSLKDYQKAIDYYQQSLVVAREIKNRELQSKALLNLGKTYNYQLKDYQKALEYYQPGLVLAQEIKDKNLESNFLYEIGKSYQSLKDKQKALLYFQQNAKVNLEINKLSCESRDLFALGAAYEELEDYTKAIEYYNQALVIEQKTKKRDCQLNTLSSIGDTYNSLKDYQKAINTSQQALIIARELKERESEFKILAYGIGKAYNSLQDYNKAIDYYQQSIAVVRELKNRDKESDLLTDIGNIYHDSLKDYPKAIEYYQQALVIAQEIKNRGYQLTNIRNIGLANYNLQNYQKAIEYYQQALVIAQEIKNQEKQTDILINLGNAFMSLKDEAKANAQYQQAIQVARESKNRDLEGKTLTGVGVAYGHYVGNWQQMIAYLQPALVIARETKNRESEGQLLTLIGGAYNNIANLPKGIETLQQAVLVTKETQDVTWEGIALGSLSAAYLAQGDTSRAIAYSQQVLNNRQIKDRGVEALALVVLGGAYSFGQSDYQKGIELTQQGLAIARESKDRFLESLALTYLSLEYIDLQEYPKAIEFAKQSLAVAQESKSPWGEMLPLLSLGNIYANLGDYPQAISYYQQTLALSRKTQSRLMEGITLLLLSGIYDDQENAQKTIELAQQAAVIFDETKSPFLKGFALSGLSSGYAGLQDYTKAISTTQEMLDIARKLKNPGFEYSALAQLAYLYRKSGKIQQAIPLYEEALKTNPTPQIPGSGAGVRTGLARAYRSLNQPQKAIEYYREAVSGVEQVRQKIQGLPPQLQASFLQAGREGEKRADTYRELADLLLSQGQVAQAQQVLDLLKLQELKDYLNIRLTRQTNPSMNPMLDKAVALGRELDALESIQPSSKRTTAQEQRIIELRKIQAEFSKQFGEFIKNPEVEKLVSQLQKNSGGENINLETQVKVIQDSLKRLQQDAVILYPLVLKDRLELILATPYGPPIHRTVAVTQKQLNSAIEQFRDDLKRPSGNAKVSGAKLYEWLIKPIEKDLAETKTKTIIYAPDGKLRYIPLAALYDGNQWLVQRFRINNITALSLTNFNTKPQSQPQVLAAAFTNTERSVKLKVGKDEFTFAGLPFAGREVDAIAATINNTKKLVDNQFNPDIVYSMNDYSIVHLATHAAFVTGQPENSFILFGNGKYVTLRDVQNWNLSHVDLVVLSACETGLGNGLTNKLGDGKEILGFGYQIQRTGAKSAISTLWAVDDGGTQALMDNFYTILQKPNTTKAEALRQAQIALITNKGVSALNNDFSHPHYWAPFILIGNGL, from the coding sequence ATGCTTTTCCATTCAAAATCCCGCAGTAACAATACATATCGCTTTTCTAGCATCACCGCAACCCTCATTGTTTCCCTAGTTTATACGGTGTTTAGTCAAGCAGAAATTTTTCGGGCTGTTGCACAAAAACCTATTACAGCCGAAGTTACCCAGCCATTACAAAACCGCAAGGCAGAAGCTGATAAACTTTTAGAAACGGGGACTAAGCAACTAGATGACGACGAAAATGAAGCAGCGTTGCAGTCTTTTGAAAAAGCACTAGCTATTTATCGAAAGATTAAAAACCGTCAGGGAGAAGGTAAAGCATTACAGGGACTAGGAAATGCCTATCTTCAACAGGAGAATTCTGAGAAAGCGATTGAATATTCACAAGCTAGTTTAACAATTGCAAAAGAAATTAAAGACCGAGAACTAGAAGGAAAGTCTTTAAGTATTTTAGGTGCAGGTTACAAAGGCAGCAATAACTATAATAAAGCCCTAGAGTACCAACAGCAAGCTTTAGGCATTGCACGAGAAATTAAAAATGGTGAACTTGAATCTCATGCATTGCGACGCATTGGTCATATTTACAATGCCCAGCAGAATTCTCAAAAAGCAATTGAATATTATCAGCAAAGCTTGGCAGTTGCAAAGCAAATTAATAATCCTAAATTAAAAGCATATGCTCTACGAAGTTTAGCTGACGCTTATAACTCCCTTAAAGATTACCAGAAAGTTCTAGAATACTCTCAGCAGTTATTGGTAATCACACGAGAAAGCAAAAATCGTAAAGAGGAATCATCGATTTTGTTATCTTTAGGCAATTTTTACAAAGATTCTCTACAAGATTATCAAAAAGCGCTTGAATATTATCAGCAAAGCTTGGCAGTTGCACGAGAAATAAAAAATCGTAAAGATGAATCATCAATTTTGTTATCTTTAGGCAGTTTGTACTACAATTCTCTCAAAGATTACCAAAAAGCAATTGATTACTATCAGCAAAGCTTGGTAGTTGCACGCGAAATCAAAAATCGCGAGTTGCAAAGTAAAGCCTTATTAAATCTTGGCAAAACTTATAACTATCAACTAAAAGATTACCAAAAAGCTTTAGAATACTATCAGCCAGGTTTAGTGTTGGCGCAAGAAATTAAAGACAAAAACCTGGAATCAAATTTTTTGTATGAGATCGGCAAAAGTTACCAGTCTTTAAAAGATAAGCAGAAAGCACTTTTATACTTCCAGCAAAATGCCAAAGTTAATTTAGAGATAAACAAACTTAGCTGTGAATCGCGTGATTTATTTGCTCTTGGTGCAGCTTACGAAGAGTTGGAAGACTATACGAAAGCGATTGAGTATTACAATCAAGCTTTGGTAATTGAACAGAAAACTAAAAAGCGTGATTGTCAATTAAATACTTTGAGTTCTATAGGTGATACTTATAATTCTCTTAAAGACTACCAAAAAGCGATTAATACCTCTCAACAAGCTTTGATAATTGCGCGAGAACTCAAAGAACGTGAAAGCGAATTTAAAATTTTAGCTTACGGTATAGGCAAGGCTTACAACTCTTTACAAGATTACAATAAAGCCATTGATTATTATCAGCAAAGTATCGCAGTAGTCAGGGAACTGAAGAACCGCGATAAAGAATCTGATTTATTGACTGATATAGGTAATATTTATCACGATTCACTGAAAGATTACCCGAAGGCAATTGAATACTACCAGCAAGCATTAGTTATTGCCCAAGAAATCAAAAACCGTGGTTATCAACTTACAAATATCAGAAATATTGGTCTTGCTAACTATAACTTGCAGAACTATCAAAAGGCAATTGAATATTATCAGCAAGCATTAGTTATTGCCCAAGAAATCAAAAACCAAGAAAAGCAAACAGACATCCTAATCAATTTAGGCAATGCTTTTATGTCTCTCAAAGATGAAGCAAAAGCAAATGCTCAATATCAACAAGCTATTCAGGTAGCACGGGAAAGTAAAAACCGAGATTTAGAAGGAAAGACTTTGACAGGGGTCGGTGTAGCTTATGGTCATTATGTCGGAAATTGGCAGCAAATGATAGCATACTTACAGCCAGCTTTGGTAATTGCCAGAGAAACAAAAAACCGCGAAAGTGAAGGGCAACTTTTAACTCTTATTGGTGGTGCTTATAACAACATTGCTAATTTGCCTAAAGGCATTGAAACACTTCAGCAAGCTGTGCTAGTAACCAAGGAAACTCAAGATGTGACATGGGAGGGAATAGCTTTGGGAAGTCTGTCTGCTGCTTATCTAGCACAGGGAGATACTTCTCGTGCGATCGCCTATAGTCAGCAAGTCTTAAACAATCGACAAATTAAAGATAGGGGTGTGGAAGCACTAGCATTAGTCGTTTTGGGTGGTGCTTACTCGTTTGGGCAATCTGATTATCAAAAAGGTATTGAGTTAACACAACAAGGTTTGGCGATCGCGCGGGAAAGTAAAGATCGTTTTCTCGAATCACTTGCTTTAACTTATCTGAGTTTAGAGTACATAGACCTCCAAGAATATCCGAAAGCAATTGAGTTTGCTAAACAGAGTTTAGCTGTTGCCCAAGAAAGCAAAAGCCCCTGGGGAGAAATGTTGCCACTGTTATCTTTGGGAAATATTTACGCTAACTTGGGAGACTATCCCCAAGCGATTTCCTATTACCAACAAACTTTAGCGCTTTCCCGCAAAACCCAAAGCCGTTTAATGGAAGGTATTACTTTGCTGTTGTTAAGCGGTATTTATGATGACCAAGAAAATGCCCAAAAAACTATTGAACTAGCGCAACAAGCAGCAGTAATATTTGATGAAACCAAAAGTCCTTTTTTAAAAGGTTTTGCATTGTCAGGTTTGAGTAGCGGTTATGCTGGTTTGCAAGACTATACAAAAGCCATTTCCACAACCCAAGAAATGCTGGATATTGCTAGGAAGTTGAAAAATCCAGGGTTTGAATACAGCGCTCTAGCGCAACTCGCATATCTCTACCGCAAATCGGGAAAAATTCAACAAGCAATACCCTTATATGAAGAAGCATTAAAAACTAACCCTACCCCGCAAATACCTGGTAGTGGTGCGGGTGTTCGCACAGGTTTGGCTCGCGCTTATCGCAGTTTAAATCAGCCCCAAAAGGCGATAGAGTATTACAGAGAAGCTGTTAGTGGTGTAGAGCAAGTGCGGCAAAAAATCCAAGGATTGCCTCCACAATTGCAAGCATCTTTCTTACAAGCAGGTAGAGAAGGTGAAAAAAGAGCAGATACATATCGAGAGTTAGCAGATTTGTTACTTTCTCAAGGACAAGTTGCCCAAGCGCAGCAAGTTTTAGATTTGCTCAAATTGCAAGAATTAAAAGATTATCTAAATATTCGGCTGACTAGACAAACTAACCCTAGTATGAACCCGATGCTAGATAAAGCAGTGGCATTGGGTAGAGAATTAGACGCACTGGAGAGCATTCAACCATCGAGTAAAAGAACAACTGCCCAAGAACAGCGTATTATTGAATTGCGGAAAATTCAAGCAGAATTTAGCAAACAATTTGGCGAATTTATCAAAAATCCCGAAGTAGAAAAACTAGTATCACAGTTACAGAAAAATAGTGGTGGAGAAAATATCAATTTGGAGACTCAGGTAAAAGTCATACAAGACAGCCTGAAACGACTCCAACAAGATGCAGTGATTCTCTATCCCTTAGTTCTGAAAGACCGTCTAGAACTGATTTTAGCTACTCCCTACGGTCCGCCAATTCATCGCACAGTTGCAGTTACACAAAAACAACTTAATAGTGCAATCGAGCAATTCCGCGATGATTTGAAACGTCCTAGCGGCAATGCGAAAGTTTCCGGTGCTAAACTCTATGAATGGTTAATTAAACCTATTGAAAAAGACCTTGCGGAAACTAAAACCAAAACTATTATTTACGCTCCCGATGGCAAATTGCGTTACATCCCTTTAGCCGCTTTATATGATGGCAATCAATGGCTGGTGCAACGCTTCCGCATCAATAATATTACTGCTCTTAGTCTGACAAATTTTAATACCAAACCACAATCTCAACCCCAAGTTTTAGCTGCTGCTTTCACTAACACTGAACGTAGTGTCAAACTTAAGGTTGGGAAAGATGAATTTACATTTGCAGGATTACCGTTTGCAGGTCGGGAAGTTGATGCGATCGCTGCGACAATTAACAATACTAAAAAACTGGTAGATAACCAATTCAACCCAGATATTGTCTACTCGATGAATGACTACTCAATAGTACATTTGGCAACTCATGCTGCTTTTGTCACGGGTCAGCCAGAAAATTCTTTCATTCTATTTGGTAATGGAAAATATGTTACTCTACGCGATGTGCAAAACTGGAATTTATCTCATGTAGATTTGGTGGTGTTGAGTGCTTGCGAAACAGGTTTAGGTAATGGTTTAACTAACAAGTTGGGGGATGGTAAAGAGATTTTAGGCTTTGGTTATCAAATACAACGAACTGGTGCTAAATCAGCTATTTCTACTTTATGGGCTGTTGATGATGGTGGTACGCAAGCTTTAATGGATAACTTCTATACTATATTGCAAAAGCCCAATACCACCAAAGCTGAAGCACTCCGACAAGCCCAAATCGCTTTAATAACTAATAAAGGTGTATCAGCACTTAACAATGATTTCAGCCATCCTCATTACTGGGCACCGTTTATTCTCATTGGCAATGGGCTTTAA
- a CDS encoding alkaline phosphatase D family protein, which yields MDRRTFLKYSLATGVVIWVGDKLPKMAGMSKDRVKKLFAVESVNAVTPIFPQSVASGDPQPRGITLWTRVVPPQPGLVEAAFEISTDSKFSTFVLRGFAQTDAFKDYTLKVRLNSRHIQPSTTYYYRFIYKGTVSRTGRFNTLPASKSEVDQVRFAYINCQDYINGYYNAYRFLAEEEIDFVVFLGDYIYETVGDTSFQNNGIRPLQLPSGQPAAATLEDYRFLYQTCNGDSDLQKLRERFAFITIWDDHEFANDCFQVNAPDQVPFFKPKLRQLANQAWAEYTPTSIPFLGNKSPLASLQIYRTFKFGNLLELVMTDERLYRDGPPCDNLEAQQQYYLTQKRYITPDCPERSNPNRTMLGQRQREWFINQICNSSCIWKIWGNEVMTMQFKVLSAFATQFLGQGTPDLFVALDQWDGYPAERTLLFQTLKNAGIKNFVTITGDLHSFVTGYQKVNFDDPLDAPIGVEFVVGSTTSSNFSEESSPSSLGVPLPPIDLITQVLTASNAHIQYFNSATHGYNLVEVTSEALTCTLKAVSDITTLGGTLSTLKVFRVPRDRVLIEDVTTEGNGL from the coding sequence ATGGATAGGCGAACATTTCTGAAGTACTCACTGGCAACAGGTGTCGTTATCTGGGTGGGTGACAAACTCCCCAAGATGGCAGGAATGAGCAAAGATCGAGTCAAAAAATTGTTTGCTGTAGAATCTGTTAATGCTGTCACACCCATCTTTCCGCAGAGTGTAGCCTCAGGAGATCCGCAACCGCGTGGGATTACTCTGTGGACTCGTGTTGTTCCACCTCAACCTGGTCTGGTTGAGGCTGCCTTTGAGATTTCCACAGACTCTAAATTCAGCACATTCGTCTTGCGTGGTTTCGCACAGACAGATGCGTTCAAGGATTATACCCTCAAAGTTCGCCTGAATTCCAGGCACATCCAACCCTCTACCACCTATTACTATCGATTTATCTATAAAGGAACAGTCAGCAGAACGGGTCGCTTTAATACACTGCCTGCTTCTAAATCTGAGGTTGACCAAGTTCGCTTCGCATACATTAACTGCCAGGACTACATTAACGGCTACTACAACGCTTATCGCTTTCTTGCAGAAGAGGAGATAGATTTTGTTGTATTTTTGGGCGATTACATTTATGAAACAGTGGGAGACACCAGTTTCCAGAACAATGGCATTCGTCCCCTCCAGCTACCCAGTGGACAACCTGCTGCTGCCACGCTTGAAGACTATCGATTTCTCTATCAGACCTGCAATGGAGATTCAGATTTGCAAAAGCTACGGGAGCGCTTTGCCTTTATCACCATTTGGGACGATCACGAGTTTGCCAACGATTGCTTTCAAGTGAATGCTCCTGACCAAGTTCCATTCTTTAAACCAAAGCTTCGTCAGTTAGCAAATCAAGCATGGGCAGAATACACCCCGACTAGTATTCCTTTCCTGGGTAACAAAAGTCCCCTGGCTTCTCTGCAAATCTACCGCACATTTAAATTTGGCAACTTACTAGAACTAGTAATGACGGACGAGCGCCTCTATCGAGACGGACCTCCCTGTGATAACCTTGAGGCGCAACAGCAGTATTATCTCACACAGAAGCGATATATCACCCCAGACTGTCCCGAACGAAGCAATCCAAACCGAACTATGTTAGGTCAAAGACAGCGTGAGTGGTTCATTAATCAAATTTGCAATTCTTCTTGTATCTGGAAGATTTGGGGCAATGAAGTAATGACCATGCAATTCAAGGTATTGTCAGCATTCGCAACACAATTTTTGGGACAAGGGACCCCGGATTTGTTCGTTGCCTTAGATCAGTGGGATGGCTATCCTGCTGAACGCACCCTACTGTTCCAAACTCTCAAAAACGCTGGAATTAAAAACTTTGTAACAATTACTGGTGACCTCCACTCATTTGTTACTGGATATCAAAAAGTGAACTTTGATGACCCACTTGATGCTCCGATAGGGGTAGAGTTTGTAGTTGGCTCAACCACATCCTCCAATTTTTCTGAAGAAAGTAGTCCTAGCTCGTTGGGAGTTCCCCTACCACCAATCGACCTGATTACTCAAGTGCTTACAGCTAGTAATGCACATATCCAATATTTTAACTCTGCAACCCACGGCTACAATTTGGTTGAAGTCACATCAGAGGCTTTGACTTGTACGTTAAAGGCAGTCAGCGATATTACAACACTAGGGGGAACACTCTCAACTCTCAAAGTTTTCCGGGTGCCCCGCGATCGAGTGTTAATTGAAGACGTTACCACAGAGGGCAATGGGCTTTAA
- a CDS encoding 2Fe-2S iron-sulfur cluster-binding protein, translating to MPKIYTVEIDHQGKTHTLQVPENETILSVADAAGLELPSSCNAGVCTTCAGQISEGTVDQTDGMGVSPDLQKQGYVLLCVAKPLSDLKLQTEKEDIVYQLQFGKD from the coding sequence ATGCCCAAAATTTACACAGTAGAAATTGATCACCAAGGCAAAACTCATACCTTGCAAGTTCCTGAAAATGAAACGATCTTATCAGTTGCCGATGCTGCGGGTTTGGAACTGCCGAGTTCTTGTAATGCAGGTGTTTGCACAACTTGCGCCGGTCAAATAAGCGAGGGAACTGTGGATCAAACTGATGGCATGGGGGTTAGTCCAGATTTGCAAAAGCAAGGTTACGTATTGCTTTGTGTTGCCAAACCTCTTTCTGATTTGAAACTTCAGACAGAAAAGGAAGACATAGTTTATCAGTTACAGTTTGGTAAAGACTGA
- a CDS encoding type II toxin-antitoxin system RelE/ParE family toxin, with product MEVQPKEIRNYLRFDGIDIFSEWFDSLRDRRAKAKIRARLDRVEEGNLGDCKSVGDGVFELRIDYGSGYRIYFGQEGSTIIILLCGGDKSTQDKDIAKAKEYWEDYRSRDDA from the coding sequence ATGGAAGTTCAACCAAAAGAAATCAGGAATTATTTAAGATTTGATGGTATAGATATTTTTTCTGAGTGGTTTGACTCTCTGCGAGATAGAAGAGCAAAGGCTAAAATCAGAGCAAGGCTTGACCGAGTAGAGGAGGGTAATTTAGGTGATTGTAAATCAGTTGGTGATGGTGTTTTTGAACTCAGAATAGACTATGGTAGTGGCTACCGCATATACTTTGGGCAGGAAGGGTCAACAATTATTATTCTTTTGTGTGGTGGCGATAAAAGCACTCAAGATAAAGATATTGCTAAAGCCAAGGAATATTGGGAAGACTACAGGAGTAGAGATGATGCCTAG
- a CDS encoding DUF3326 domain-containing protein, which translates to MRPYTAILIVPTGVGAEIGGYAGDALPVAKVVSQVCDRLITHPNVLNGASLYWNLPNTFYVEGYGLDKFAAGCWGLRPVHQNRIGLLLDQGIEPELRLRHLQAADAARATLGLSLTDYVISDAPLEVELRSSASGASWGTIGNPDSLLRAAEVLINKAGADAIAVVARFPDNIDEQADQNYRHGKGVDPIAGAEAVISHLIVRTFQIPCAHSPALSPAPLDPDLSPRSAAEELGYTFLPCVLVGLSRAPQFIVPQTHQLPEPTDIWANQVDAVIVPATACGGSTLLSLNNKRCQIITVLENKTQIQVPPQPLGIKCIQVNSYLEAVGALVAHKAGINLSALSSKISSLQRRD; encoded by the coding sequence TTGCGTCCATACACAGCTATCTTAATTGTACCAACTGGCGTTGGGGCAGAAATTGGCGGTTATGCAGGAGATGCATTGCCAGTTGCCAAAGTTGTATCTCAAGTTTGCGATCGCCTAATTACTCATCCCAATGTCCTCAATGGTGCAAGTTTATATTGGAATTTACCCAATACTTTCTACGTTGAAGGTTATGGGCTTGACAAATTTGCCGCCGGATGTTGGGGTTTGCGTCCAGTTCATCAAAACCGCATAGGTTTGCTTTTAGACCAAGGAATTGAGCCAGAGTTGCGGCTGCGACATTTGCAAGCAGCGGATGCCGCCAGAGCCACTTTAGGATTATCCTTGACAGATTATGTAATAAGTGATGCACCTTTAGAAGTAGAATTGCGGTCATCGGCATCGGGTGCGAGTTGGGGGACAATTGGCAACCCAGATAGCTTGTTAAGGGCAGCAGAAGTACTGATAAATAAAGCTGGGGCGGACGCGATCGCAGTTGTTGCTCGTTTCCCTGATAATATTGATGAACAAGCCGATCAAAACTACCGCCACGGTAAAGGAGTCGATCCCATAGCTGGGGCAGAAGCCGTAATTAGCCATTTAATAGTGCGAACCTTTCAAATACCTTGCGCCCATTCCCCCGCACTTTCTCCCGCACCTTTAGATCCCGATTTATCTCCACGTTCCGCCGCCGAAGAATTAGGCTATACTTTCTTACCATGCGTCCTTGTCGGTTTAAGTCGCGCACCCCAATTTATTGTCCCCCAAACTCATCAATTGCCCGAACCGACAGACATTTGGGCTAATCAAGTTGATGCCGTCATCGTACCCGCAACCGCCTGTGGTGGTAGCACTCTGTTAAGCTTAAATAATAAACGATGCCAAATCATCACCGTCCTTGAAAACAAAACTCAGATACAAGTTCCTCCCCAACCGCTGGGAATCAAGTGCATACAGGTAAACTCATATTTAGAGGCAGTAGGTGCATTAGTAGCACACAAAGCAGGAATTAACTTATCTGCCCTAAGTTCAAAAATATCGTCTTTGCAGAGACGCGATTAA
- the purN gene encoding phosphoribosylglycinamide formyltransferase has product MSMNSVTPSLISPNVLPKKLMSAPLKLGIMASGNGSNFEAVAQAIKNGELAAQIQVLIYNNSSAKAAARAEKWSVPSVFLDHRKYKNREEFDGEIVQTLRQYDVEWVIMAGWMRLVTPILIDAFPDKIINIHPSLLPSFKGVNAVEQALAAGVKIAGCTVHLVCLEMDSGAILMQAAVPVLADDTPETLHARIQVEEHRILPQAIALAFQHNLHPQRSEYT; this is encoded by the coding sequence ATGAGTATGAATTCAGTTACCCCCAGCTTGATATCACCCAATGTTTTGCCAAAAAAGCTGATGTCAGCACCTTTAAAATTGGGAATCATGGCTTCTGGAAATGGCAGCAATTTTGAAGCGGTTGCCCAAGCAATTAAAAATGGAGAACTTGCCGCTCAAATTCAAGTTTTGATTTACAATAATTCCTCAGCAAAAGCAGCAGCACGCGCTGAAAAATGGAGTGTGCCATCTGTATTTTTAGACCATCGCAAATACAAAAACCGCGAAGAATTTGATGGTGAAATTGTGCAAACTTTGCGGCAATATGATGTTGAATGGGTGATAATGGCAGGTTGGATGCGATTGGTGACACCAATTTTAATTGATGCCTTTCCTGATAAAATTATCAATATTCATCCGAGTTTGTTGCCCAGTTTTAAGGGAGTTAATGCCGTAGAACAAGCTCTAGCTGCTGGTGTAAAAATTGCTGGCTGTACGGTGCATTTGGTATGTTTGGAAATGGATAGCGGTGCAATTTTGATGCAAGCTGCGGTGCCGGTATTGGCTGATGATACACCAGAAACACTTCACGCCAGAATTCAAGTTGAGGAACATCGAATTTTACCACAGGCGATCGCTCTTGCATTTCAACACAACTTACACCCCCAGCGCAGTGAATATACTTAA